One genomic region from Oncorhynchus clarkii lewisi isolate Uvic-CL-2024 chromosome 21, UVic_Ocla_1.0, whole genome shotgun sequence encodes:
- the LOC139378506 gene encoding myotrophin-like translates to MGDKELMWALKNGDLDEVKTLMKDEDVNRTLEGGRKPLHYAADCGQAEMLEFLLSKGADVNAPDKHGITPLLSATYEGHLTCVKILLEKGADKEQKGPDGQSAFEAAETDAIKALLK, encoded by the exons ATGGGGGATAAAGAATTGATGTGGGCCTTGAAAAATGGAGACCTTGACGAGGTTAAGACTCTAATGAAG gaTGAGGATGTGAACAGGACCCTGGAGGGTGGCAGGAAGCCCCTGCACTATGCTGCTGATTGTGGCCAGGCTGAGATGCTGGAGTTCCTCCTCTCCAAGGGAGCAGATGTCAAC GCCCCAGACAAACATGGTATCACTCCGCTGCTCTCTGCCACGTACGAGGGTCACCTCACCTGTGTCAAGATCCTGCTAGAAAAG ggAGCCGACAAGGAGCAGAAAGGACCAGACGGACAGAGCGCCTTCGAAGCCGCCGAGACCGACGCCATCAAGGCTCTCCTCAAGTGA